The nucleotide window ATCAGCTGGGCGATTCGAGTGGCGCGGGTCTGGTCAGCCTTTCGGGTCTCACTTCGGCGGGATATCCGACAGGCACGACGGCTGGCCGCGACGCAGCAGCGGTACTGGGCATCGTCACCGATTCGCAGGTGGCCTATACGCGCACCGGCGCCAACCTCACCCTGAATGCTCCGCTGACTCCGGCTTCGGATAAGTCAACGATTCCTTACTACAACGTCTACTTCTCCGACTCCTGGCACATGAAGCCGAACTTCACGCTGACCTACGGCCTGAGCTACGCGATCGAGATGCCGCCCACGGAGGCTACCGGCAAGCAGGTGGCGCTGGTGGATGCGGCCGATGAGCAGATCCAGACCGAAGACTACCTAGCACAGCGCAAGGCGCAGGCTCTCGAGGGTGAGGCATACAACCCTGAGGTTGGCTACGCATTGGTGGGCAATGTGGGCAAGGGTTTGAAGTATCCCTACAACCCGTTCTACGGCGCCTTCAGTCCGCGTGTGGCGGCGGCGTGGAATCCTCACGTAGATACGGACAGCTGGCTGGGCAAGCTGCTGGGCGGCGATGCGACGGTGATCCGCGGAGGGTACGGCCGGGTCTATGGCCGCCTGAACGGCGTGGATCTGGTGCTGACGCCGCTGCTCGGCACGGGCCTGATTCAGCCGGTGCAGTGCCGCCTTGCGCTGGCCTCCGGCGCTTGCGGTCCGACAACGCCGACCGACTCGACGGCTTTCCGTATCGGTGTGGACGGCGACACGGCGCCTTTGCAGGCGGCGACGACAACACTGCCTCAGCCGCTCTATCCGGGCTACAACAATACGTCGGCAGCCGCAGGCGAGGTGCTCGATCCGCACTTCCGTCCGAACGACGTCGACTCCTTCGATCTGACCATCCAGCGCCGCCTGACATCGACGACGATGGTCGAGGTCGGTTATATCGGCCGTCTCATCCATCACGAGTATCAGCCGATCAACCTGAACGCGGTGCCGTACATGATGTCGGCCGGTGGCCAGTCCTTCGAGGCTGCATACGCGGCGATTGAAACCGCCATGGGCTGCGCGACTTCGGCTGCGAAGTGCGGAGCCAACGGTACACCGACCGTGGCCAACCAGCCTTTCTTTGAAACGGCACTGGCAAGCAGCGGATACTGCACCGGCTACACGAGCTGCACGGCCGCGGTTCTGGCGAACGAGTTCTCAAACCTTCAGACCCAGTCGGTCTGGAGCCTGTGGTCGGACCTGGACAGTGCTGGCTTCAGCTTCGGCCGGACGATGATGAACACGCCGATTGCCGATTCGACAAACGGCTCGAGCGGACAGATCACCGGTGGCGTGGCGGAAAACGCCAGCCTCGGCCATGCCAACTACAATGCGGGCTTTATTTCGATCACGACCAACAACTGGCACGGGGTCACGGCCCGCGAAAACCTGACCTACAGCAAGGCGCTGGGCACCGGCGCATTCGTACAGGCCACCAGCGAATATACCGCCAACGATCCTTTCAACCTGAACGCGATGTATGGTGTGCAGGGCTACAACCGCAAGTACATTTATAACCAGTTCGTGGTGTGGGACCTGCCCTGGTACAAGGACCAGCATGGGCTGATTGGCCGCGCGGCCGGCGGCTGGACCCTCGCTCCGATCTTCACCGCCGGTAGCGGCGCTCCACTCTACTGCAACACGCAGACGGATGCGCAGGGCTGGGGCTCCGGTGACGGCGTGAACTTCTACGATAACGAGCAGTGCGTCTTCACCAGCAAGTACACCGGCGGCAACTCTTCGCACTACGGCATCACCGGAGGCACCGATCCATATGGCAATTCGGTGGGCACGGCTGTGGCCGGCACTGGTAGCGCGGCGGTGAACATGTTCAAGAACCCGGTGGCGGTGTGGCAGCAGGTGCGTGCGCCCATCCTCGGCATCGACACCAAAAACCCGGGCCTGGGTCCGATCGTGGGCCTGCCCTACTGGAACATGGATATGAGCATCTCGAAGACGGTAAGGATCGCCGAAAAGGCGACCTTCCAGTTCACCACGGTGATGACGAATATCCTCAACCACAACGTGTTTGGCGATACGACGCTGGCTCTCTACGAGCCTTCTGCCTGGGGCGTGCTGAATGCCCAGGGCAATGTGCCGAGAAAGATCCAACTCGGTGCGCGTTTCAGCTATTAACCCTCACCGCTGGCAGG belongs to Silvibacterium dinghuense and includes:
- a CDS encoding carboxypeptidase-like regulatory domain-containing protein translates to MTRFVVKQAGRSGLLLFCVFLTAMLSFAQATNTGTIVGTVTDPSGAVVPGVTITITDISTGASRSTDTNGSGQYVLVNVAPSIYNVSATKSGFAKAEILRQTVSVGTQVTASFKLVLGAAQQTVQVQEQAVEMQTLNSTVGSTVTPEAIQALPSLGRDATTFATLQPGVGPDGSVAGTVVDQSTFQLDGGNNTNDMDGSQNVYTPTFAGNPTGLTAISSSAGVMPTPADSVEEFKVNTANQTADFNSSAGAQVEIVTKRGRNDWHGTVYEFYLDNNFGGNTWDNNLSGTPIPGYHYNRFGAAGGGPVIAKPILGGETYFFANYEGYRFPDSATYERAVPSDAMKEGILQFNGTSYNLNTLDPRGVGLNPIVSAMWNKYEPEGNDASCGAILGSRCDGVNEIGYKANVSLPESSNFLATRLDHDFGSRWHWMSSYRYYEDTRATNSQVDIGGLLGGSLGTPTALSNRPQRPWYFVTQLTTDISPGFTNDFHYSFLRNYWAWKDSNAPAQITGLGGALEPLGESATGVLAPYNVDTQDIRTRFWDGKDNFFRDDLTLLKGNHLMSFGAQYQHNFDYHQRSDNGGGINYTTTYQLGDSSGAGLVSLSGLTSAGYPTGTTAGRDAAAVLGIVTDSQVAYTRTGANLTLNAPLTPASDKSTIPYYNVYFSDSWHMKPNFTLTYGLSYAIEMPPTEATGKQVALVDAADEQIQTEDYLAQRKAQALEGEAYNPEVGYALVGNVGKGLKYPYNPFYGAFSPRVAAAWNPHVDTDSWLGKLLGGDATVIRGGYGRVYGRLNGVDLVLTPLLGTGLIQPVQCRLALASGACGPTTPTDSTAFRIGVDGDTAPLQAATTTLPQPLYPGYNNTSAAAGEVLDPHFRPNDVDSFDLTIQRRLTSTTMVEVGYIGRLIHHEYQPINLNAVPYMMSAGGQSFEAAYAAIETAMGCATSAAKCGANGTPTVANQPFFETALASSGYCTGYTSCTAAVLANEFSNLQTQSVWSLWSDLDSAGFSFGRTMMNTPIADSTNGSSGQITGGVAENASLGHANYNAGFISITTNNWHGVTARENLTYSKALGTGAFVQATSEYTANDPFNLNAMYGVQGYNRKYIYNQFVVWDLPWYKDQHGLIGRAAGGWTLAPIFTAGSGAPLYCNTQTDAQGWGSGDGVNFYDNEQCVFTSKYTGGNSSHYGITGGTDPYGNSVGTAVAGTGSAAVNMFKNPVAVWQQVRAPILGIDTKNPGLGPIVGLPYWNMDMSISKTVRIAEKATFQFTTVMTNILNHNVFGDTTLALYEPSAWGVLNAQGNVPRKIQLGARFSY